From the Hordeum vulgare subsp. vulgare chromosome 1H, MorexV3_pseudomolecules_assembly, whole genome shotgun sequence genome, the window TGAACACGCTGCGCTTGacgagctcgcgattgatgatggtgtaggcaaAAGCCTGACGCTACACTTGCTGGGCCATGActtcatgggggggggggggggagctcgCCATTCACAAGGAATGCGAGGATGGGTTGTGCCCAAGAAGTTAGCTTGAAACCATTTGTGTGAATCTCAAATTGCTAAGTATGACATCTTGAAGATAATTTCCAGAATGGAGTAGATCTCGCAGCACTAGGGAGTATAATCTGATGAAATCGGTACATACTCACTCGTAATGCCTTATGTCATGACTTAGTAAAATGTGTAGGAGAGCACTTTGTAAAACAATCATAATGTTAAAACAAGAAATGTAGGCTTTAGTAGTAGTGGTGATAATCTAGGAAGCAATAGATCTACGCACTACCTTGTGATCCCAAGCATCAATTTGAAGAAATCAATTTAAATTTTACATTTGTATTTGCAAGAAACTGAAAATCTCAATTGCAAATAGATGTATTAATCTTGATATTTGTTTAACATGAAAATAGATACATCATAGGAATATCCCGAAATACATCATACTCAACAGAAAAACATTACTGCAGAagtaatgaatttatctttgcaagAGATTAAAGATCTCAATTGCAAATAGATGTAATTAATCTCGACACGTGTTAATTGTGGAAATATATAACACCAATTTAGGATCAGGAATATATTGGTACTAAAAAAAAATGGTACTCAAATATATGTACCAGATTGAACGGTCTAAAACAGGAATAAAATTGTTGCCAGAATTAACCGTAAAATCACAATTAAcacaagttttggcctattcaaaATAGACAAAGCCGCAAGGGCTAAAGTGCAAATTTGTGAAGAGATAAAATTGCCCttcatctctactattaaaggagaatctgccgtcgtcgtgatggttcgaccacgaAAGATTCCCCCTCGCTAGCAGTTTCTCGCTAGCAGTTCCATCGATTTTTTTCATCCCTCCATAAACCATTCAATTAAATATAGAAAAAAAACCGTTCACAGAGAAAACCGATACATATGTAGTTCTCGCGCCTGAAAAATCGGATATCCACCACCCGTTGCCGCACGaaagaaaaaaaagtaaaaaaaacaacCCACGTACGCACGTCCCACGTCCCATTCCCCTTCCCCAAATCCCTCGCTCGTTTCCTCGTCTCTCTACAGAGAAATCACCGCCGCCGACCACCTCCCTCCCACGAGCGGCATCAAGCTGCAGCCAACCTCTATTGGAGTGGCGGATCTGCTCGTTCGCATCTCATCTCTTCTTCATCGAGTTTAGGAGGAGTTCATTTGCATCCCATCTCTTCTTCATCGAGTCCAGATCTCCACGCAGGGAGGGATGAGATTAGGAGCGACACGTCAATGGTAGGGACGAGCAACATCCTGGGTAATGCTATCTCTCTACCCTCGCTCCACACCCCATCTTCTCCCTGTAGCATGACTGCATGAACTGCCACACCTCACGTTCTTCTCTCCCATGGAAGGGCCGACGAGTGGCAAGGGACGGATGGTAGCGCAATGAAAGGAGGGGCACCGGCTGCTGGCAACGGATGGAAGGAGGCGGTGGGACCGTGGGAGGAGCAACTAGCCGGAGGAGGTTGCCGGTGGTAATCCGGAGTAGGTTCTGCGATGGAAATCCGGAGTAGGTTCTGCTCTTTTTTCAGGTTGTTCTGAGGAGCGATGCTGCCAGTGCATCGCGTGTGAGTCGGCTCCTGGTGTAAGGTTCAATTTCTCAGTTTTTTTATTTTACCGTTCTCCTCCTGTTCTATTTTTCCGGTGGGTTTAGGGATGGCAAGGAGCCAAGGACAATGCGTGATTCCGACTGGCAGGCGCTGGATGCGATTCTTGACAAACTATAGAAGGCTTTCACATCCTGTACAATTTAAGTGAAGTGGaattatgttcatgatttgaTGAGCTCGATTAATTTCTTCTACTACCATTTGATTCTGCAGGAGGATACGTACTATCCAGCATGTTGAAGCTCTGGAGGTTCTTCTCCAGGGCCTCTCTGGTGTCCCAAAGGAACGTGTGAGGGTGCATGAGCTCTGTCTTAAAAGTGTGCCAATGCTAGGTTAGTTTTTGTCTTTCTGTTCTCAGGATTATAAGCAACTGTTCATTTTTTAGCAATAAGCAATTGTTATATTATATCTGCTGACATCTTTCAGTCGTACAGGAGCTGTCCCATCAGAGGTTCGTTTGTTGTGTGACTTAGCTCAGCCTACACCATCCTGGTAACTGATTGTGTAAAGCTGCTGAAATTTACTCTTCCTCATGATTTTTACACTAATCTGTAGCTGGTAATGTTTGTAAGTATAGGACCATAAGACATGTTGGTGGCGCCATGAGAGGTGCCGGTGCAGAGCAAATATCAATTCTTGTGCGTACAATCGTCGAAAGCAAAGCCAGCAGCACTGTGTTGCGTTACTTCTATGGCATCGGCTACAAGTTAGATCATGAAATTTTGAAGGTTGGCTTTGCGTTTCGCTTCCAGCGAGGTGCACAGTTCACCATGACTGTgatttctgccaacaagatgccAAAGCTCCATGCGACCGATGAAGCTGTGCAGGTCACTCCTGGATCGCGTGTGAGTCGGCTCCTGGTGAAAGGTTCAATTTCTCAGTTTTTTTATTTTGTCGTTCTCCTCCTGTTCTATTTTTCGGTGGGTTTAGGGACGACAAGGAGCCAAGGGCAATACGTGTTCCCGGCTGACTGGCGCTGGATGTGATTCTTGACAAACTGTAGAAGTGCATGCTTTCACATCCTGTTCAATTTATGTGAAGTGGaattatgttcatgatttgaTGAGCTCGATTAATTTCTTCTACTACCATTTGATTCTGCAGGAGGATACGTACGGAGCTTttgctgagccgatggatttggaGGACATAGGTGTATTTGTTCTTGTTTCAGGCTCGTTGGAGATGCTAATAGTAAACATGGGTAGTATTGAGTGTTCGTTAGAGATGCTAATAGTAAACATGGGTAGTATTGAGTGTTGATGATTGCAAAGTTGTTTTGATGGCCAGAGTTGCCGGACTACAATGATGCGATTGAGCACCCAATGGACTTCAACACCGTCAAGAGGAAGCATGCCAGGAGTGCATATCACTTAATAATTTGAGCCGTTTGAAATCAGACTTAATATTTTGTTGAAATGGTAAGTTGTCAttcattgttttttgttgttgctaaAATGGATGTTGTAGTTGGGGATAATATCAGTGTACACTTTATTTGTCTGGTAGTGAATTCCACCTACAAGGGCCGGTCCAATGCTAGAATAGAAGCAAACTTTAATATGTGTTCTCGTTACCTTGCATGTCAACTACGATTGAGCATGAAACCTTTTCATGCAGCCCAGCAAATGTACCAACATAGACGTGCTTTCGAGTGTATAACatgcttacacttatattcctaCAATTAATTATGTTCGCTGGTAATTTGTGCAGATGGTCAGCTTCAGGATTACACGGTTGTCTGGCTTGCTGCATTATGGTTCTGAGCTAAATTTTTTAGTAGTGATTACACTTCCTAGCTATGGTTATGAAAATATGGTGTTTTCTCTAATATAATTTGCATGTTAACATTATGTGGTCGTATTTGTAGGCTTGTGTCAATTACTGTATACTATACCGGTTATAGAACAATTGGTAAATACTATTTTTTCAGGATGATGTCTTCTTAATTTGTAACAATGGAATGGTGTACCATGTCTGATACATTTTACTTGAGACGGGTATGTGAGTAGTATTTCTAGAAAGATGATAGATCGATAGTTGAATGCACTTGCACACCATCATTTATTTATGCAGGCCCATTCCATACAAGAGCTGGCAAAAAAGGAGTTTAAAGAAGATACACAAAAGGGCATACTTTTAGAAAACCAAGTAAAGAAAGAGCAGAGAGAAAACTGAAGTTATATTTGGTGTCGCCAAATAACAATAGTTGAGATTACCTTCAGAAAGAAATTCCAAAGTATATAAAAAAGCAAGGAGTATCAAGCTTGTAAAGTTATATTTGGTATTATCCTTTGCAGAATATAAGTCATATTGGTTTTGTCTCAAGCCAAACTTGTTTAAGTTTGAGTAAGTTATTAGAAAAATAATATCATCCAGAAATTCAACTCGTCTCTTGAGAGCAGATGCTCCTGCCCATCAGATATGTTTCATTCAAATGTCAACCATTTTTTAAAAAGCTGGATGTCCTCATTGTCACACCCAAATGCTATCTGCAAATTTTTAGGAGAAAAGATTAAGCATGTTGACGTTTGaggaaaataaaatcaaacatatAATGTTACCTCCAAATGGTATGctcaattttgttttttttccgACAAAGCTCCGTATCCTTTTTTGCATGAGAACTGTCAAGCACGCTTGTTAGACTAACATAG encodes:
- the LOC123398361 gene encoding uncharacterized protein LOC123398361, with the translated sequence MVSNPHTAYFADAYALYEKWGLGPIVGFNKDFDSEVVAQFYATIHFHDCEERRLTWMTYGRVLHSDWAMFMTSMGIAHKGLDEPTGLRPHSEGIPAIHKSKLIRYSWILKTAKRGRTEIMPFLDIMHMIFRNSLFPHVGNKDQVLRWKSGVGSALFSGCSEERCCQCIACESAPGVRRIRTIQHVEALEVLLQGLSGVPKERVRVHELCLKSVPMLGAVPSEVRLLCDLAQPTPSWTIRHVGGAMRGAGAEQISILVRTIVESKASSTVLRYFYGIGYKLDHEILKVGFAFRFQRGAQFTMTVISANKMPKLHATDEAVQVTPGSRVSRLLVKGSISQFFYFVVLLLFYFSVGLGTTRSQGQYVFPADWRWM